The sequence TGTGTTTGCATTTATTGTCTTTCTCTATTCTGTTGCTAATGTCCTTAACATTATTTTGTCTCGCTTTCTCGCGGACATAGGTTATAATATCATACATTTAATAATCCGTCAATACTTTTTTTTATTTATTTAAATTTTTTTAACTTTTCTCTATCTATTACCCTATATCTACCTTTTTCAACCCTCTCTATAACTCCTTGATCTACAAGGATTTTCATACTTCTTGATAACGATGGACGACTCACATTAAAATATTCAGCAAGCTCTTTTATTGTCTTATCTAAGATTACTATTCCTTCTCTCTCATTTTTTAAAATGTACTTTGATAATTTTTCAGAGATAGTTTTATTACTTACACTCTCCCATAAATTTTTAGAGAGAAACTGTGCCTTGTTACTTATATCATCCAATAAATTTACAAGTATTTCAGAGTTAGATAGTAACAGTTTAACTAGTTCTTCTTTTTCTACAAAAAGTATTTTTACATTTGTTTGTGCTATCAAATCTACTGGAAATTTGTTATTTTTACCGAAAATAAAAGCTGAAGCTATTATCGTCCCATTCCTTAGCTCCTCAATTTTTTTTATATTCCCATTTTCTTTTGCCATTTCAGCAACTAAGTTTCCCTCAATATTCACATACAATCCCTTGATTAAATCACCTCTAAATGCTACATACTCATTTTTTTTATAAGATAAAATCTGATAGTTTATTCCTTCTAAAACTTTAAAATTCTTAATTTCAGTTAAGTTTTTGAATAGATCTATATTTTGTATACTACTACTTTTCACTTTTTTATTCTCCTCATAATATATTTATGATATAATATTTAAATAATTATATCATATTTAGGAGTTTGAAATGAAAAAATTTATTATTATCTGCCCTGCTTGTCATAAAAAAATGAAAATATCTGACAAAATAGCTAAATATAAATGTCCCAACTGTGGAGAGATTTATAAATATAACTTTTTTAAAAGAGTTTTCTATAATATAAAATATATTTTTGTTGGAATAGGCGAAACTTTTTCTGATCTCAAATTTAGAATAAGAAAGAAGTTCTGTGATGCTAAAGCAACATATCAATATATGAGCCAACTAAAAAAACATATGAAAAATGATCCAAATTGGTCACAATATAGAACTCAACAAAAGGAAATGAAAGATGTGTCTCCTAAAAAATCCTTTAAAGATTTTTTTAAGAAAAAATAAAAAACTATCTCTGATATATAAAGCATATACCAGAGATAGTTTTTTTAATCAATTAATCTTTACTTGTTGAATTACTTGGTGGATAGATCTTATTAACTGTAGCATATATTACTGGGAATATAAATAAAGTAAGTACAGTTGAAGCAAACAGACCAAAAGTTATTGTAGCAGCCATATCTCCATATAGAGGATCCCATAGTAATGGAATCATTCCGAATATTGTTGTAAGTGCTGCTAGTCCAACTGCTCTTATTCTACTGATTGCTGAATCTATCAAAGCTCTAAATTTATCTTTTTTCAATACATCTATCTCGTAGTTTATCTCATCCATCAAAACAATCACATTTTTTATCATCATTCCTGTAAGTGAAAGAACCCCAATTATAGACATAAATCCAAAACTTCTTCCTGTTAAAAATAATCCTGGTGCTATTCCTATCATAGCTAGTGGTAGAGTAATTCCTATCAATATTGGTGTCTTTAAATTTGCAAATAGTAATACACAGATTACAAACATCATTATTGTTGGTATTGGAGTTGCTTCAAGTATAGCTCTATTGTTCTTATTTTGCTCCTCATACTCTCCTAACCACATCATTTTATACCCTTTAGGTATCTGCATCTTATTTATTTGAGCTTTAAAATCATCTCTTACACTTTCAGCTGAAACTCCAACTGGAACATCACACTGTACAGTTATATTTCTCTCTCTATCTCTTCTCCAAATCTGTCCCTCTTTAAAGACAAACTCTCCTCCATTTATAACTGAAGACAGTGGTTGAGCCTCTATATTCACTCCCCAAATTGGAGTTTGCTCTATATTAGTAAGTTGATTTTTACTTGCTCCACTCTTCTCTTTCAATAGAATAGTTACTCTTTCATCATCTTCTCCTATTCTACCTATTGGCATACCTTCACCTGTTCTCATCAATCCTGTTGCCAAGTCAATAGGAGTTATATTTCCTCTTTTTCCCTTACCTTGTGAGTAGTCTGCTTCCCAAGATAGTAGCTTATTTCTCCAACTTGTTTTTATATTCAAAGCTCTTGGAGATGTTCTCATTATACTCATAGCTTCATCTGCTAAAGATCTAAGTACCTTCGGATCTGGTCCTGAAAATGAGATCTCTATTGGATATTGTGTAGGAACTCCATTTGGATATTTTTTCACATTTATCATAACCCCTGGAAGATTTTTATTTGCATATTCTACAGCCTTTGCTCCTACCCTATTTACATCTTCCAATTTTTTCACATTTAGAATTAGTTCAGCAAAAGATGTATTTGGCATCTCTGGAATTGTAGAAGTATAGTATCTAGCTGGAGAAGCTCCTACAGCATCAGTTATATTTACTACTCCTTCATCTTTTAATAGATACTCCCCTAACTCTCTTGAAGCTTTTTCAACTACACTTATATTACTTCCTTCTGCTGTCCAAAGACTAATTGTAAATCCTTTTTTATCAGAATCAGGGAAAAATGTTTTAGGAATTTTTATAAATAATAAACAACTTCCTAAAAATACTCCTGCTAATACAGTGAGAACTAATTTTCTCTTATCCAATAGATAGTACAAAATTTTATTTGCTTTTACATAGAATTTTTTCTCTCTATCACTTACTGGTTTTACCCCTTCACCTTCCAAATATAGCTTACAATATACTGGAATTTGAGTTAAACATAGTACCCAGCTCAGCATCAGTGATATTCCTATTACCCAGAAAGATGAACTTACATATTCACCTACATAAGTTGGCATAAGAGTTCCTGGTAAAAATGCTAAGGCTGCTATTATAGTCGCTCCCAATAGTGGTATAGCTGGTTTATATGTAGCTTCTTTTAGAGATTCTTCCATTCCCAATCCCTTATTTCTATTTACCAATACTCCATCTACTATTACTATTGAGTTATCTACTAGCATTCCCATAGCTATTATGAATGAACCTAAAGATACTCTTTGCATATCTATCTTCATTCCATACATAAATATCAATGTTCCTAAAATAGATAGTATCAAACCACTACCTATTATCAATCCACTTCTCATTCCCATAGTGAAAAGTAGTACTCCCACTACTGTAATAACTGAAATAATTAGGTTTATAACAAAATTATCTATAGCTGAACTTACCAATTCTGGCTGATAATATACCTTCTCTATATTTATTCCTACTGGGATCTTCTCTTTTAACTCTTCAATTTTTTTATCTATCTTTTTTCCTGTCTCTACTACATTTGTTCCCTTTTCAGGAGAAAGAGAGACACCCATAGCCATTTTATTATTAAAGTACATCTTTTGTGTGATTGGCTCTATGTATCCTTTTTCTATAGTTGCCACATCTTTTAATCTCACAATTTGATTACTTCCATCTGGAAATTTTCCTGAAAAAACAACTAAATTTCCTAGATCTTCAGCATTTTTAATCTCATTGTTAAATCTTATCGGAACACGAAGATTTCCATAATCAATAACCCCTCCACCAGATAAGAGATTCTCTCCCAATAGAGACATTGCTATTATCTTCATATTCAAGTTCATTTCACTGACTTTTTCTCTATCTATGATTACATTGAGTGCATCATTTACTTTTCCAAATTCAGCAGATTTAGTAACTCCAGGAATTGAGCTCAACTCTTTTGTTATATATTCTGTATATTTTTTTAGTTCTGAATATGAGTAACCATCACTTGTTACAGCTAAAAATATACCATATACATCACCATAATCATCCAATACTAATGGTGGTAAAGTTCCCATTGGAAGTCCTAATTTCGCATCATTTACCTTTTTTCTAAGATTATCCCAGTACTGATCAACTTGATCTGTTGGAACTCCCTCATCAAGCTTTACCTTTACCTCTGAATAACCTGGCTTAGATACACTTTGTATAAAATCTACATTTGATAATTTACTTACTGCATCTTCTATTTTAGTAGTTACCTGTAATTCCACTGTATGTGCATCAGCTTCTGGATAGATTGTTATTACTAGAGCCTCTTTTATTTTAAACTCTGGATCCTCTAATTTTCCTAATTTATTATAGGAGAACAACCCTCCTACAACGAGAAGAAAAACTAAAAATCTTATAACTACTGTATTTTTTATTGAGTAATCTATAAATTTCATTCTCTCCTCCTATAAAACATTACCAACATTTGTCTTTGTAAAAGCATCTACTTCATTTACTTTCTGACCCTCTGTTAACTCATGAACTCCTCTAATAACTATCTTATCTCCAACTGTTACTCCTTTTACTAACATTGTACCATTATTATAAGGTGATAACATAGTGATCTCTGTACTCTTTACCTCTCCATCTTTATATAACCACACTCTGCTCTTTCCATCTTTTTCAAAAATAGCTTCTGCTGGGATTATAACCTCTTTACTCTGAGCAGTAACATCATAAGCTATCTTCACTATTCCCATTGCATCTACTAAAAGTTGAGAACTATCTCCTGTGAAAGTGTATGTTACTGGATATGTCATTTTTCCTATATTTTTTACCTTTCCTATATCAGCTACCTCTAAAGGATAGTGTTTATTTTCAAAAATAAACTCCCCTTTTCCATTCTCTATCTTTTCAAAATCTCTTCCTGAAATATTTATTCTCACTTTTTTATCCCCTGAAGAAGCCATTGCTACAACTGGAATTCCACCACTGACAACATTTCCTTCTCCTGCAAATTTTTTACTGATATATCCTGTATATGGAGCTTTTAAAACTGTATCTTGTAGCTGATTTTTGCTATTCTCTATCCCTTGTAAAGACTCTTGATATTGTGAATATGCTGCCATCTCAGCTCCACTTGTTGCTCTCATAGCTGCTAAAGCCTCATCATAGCTTTTCTTAGGTATAGT comes from Fusobacterium sp. SYSU M8D902 and encodes:
- a CDS encoding efflux RND transporter periplasmic adaptor subunit, yielding MKLRYVALIFGVLLSGCKKETKEIIRPVETAIVAKVPENLYYEYPAIVEADNQSILSFKVAGSIKKMEVEVGSYVKKDDVIAKMDTRDYEVQLKAFENKSKIAKNMYDSAKAIADNAKKQYQRVEVLYKEKTIPKKSYDEALAAMRATSGAEMAAYSQYQESLQGIENSKNQLQDTVLKAPYTGYISKKFAGEGNVVSGGIPVVAMASSGDKKVRINISGRDFEKIENGKGEFIFENKHYPLEVADIGKVKNIGKMTYPVTYTFTGDSSQLLVDAMGIVKIAYDVTAQSKEVIIPAEAIFEKDGKSRVWLYKDGEVKSTEITMLSPYNNGTMLVKGVTVGDKIVIRGVHELTEGQKVNEVDAFTKTNVGNVL
- a CDS encoding efflux RND transporter permease subunit — encoded protein: MKFIDYSIKNTVVIRFLVFLLVVGGLFSYNKLGKLEDPEFKIKEALVITIYPEADAHTVELQVTTKIEDAVSKLSNVDFIQSVSKPGYSEVKVKLDEGVPTDQVDQYWDNLRKKVNDAKLGLPMGTLPPLVLDDYGDVYGIFLAVTSDGYSYSELKKYTEYITKELSSIPGVTKSAEFGKVNDALNVIIDREKVSEMNLNMKIIAMSLLGENLLSGGGVIDYGNLRVPIRFNNEIKNAEDLGNLVVFSGKFPDGSNQIVRLKDVATIEKGYIEPITQKMYFNNKMAMGVSLSPEKGTNVVETGKKIDKKIEELKEKIPVGINIEKVYYQPELVSSAIDNFVINLIISVITVVGVLLFTMGMRSGLIIGSGLILSILGTLIFMYGMKIDMQRVSLGSFIIAMGMLVDNSIVIVDGVLVNRNKGLGMEESLKEATYKPAIPLLGATIIAALAFLPGTLMPTYVGEYVSSSFWVIGISLMLSWVLCLTQIPVYCKLYLEGEGVKPVSDREKKFYVKANKILYYLLDKRKLVLTVLAGVFLGSCLLFIKIPKTFFPDSDKKGFTISLWTAEGSNISVVEKASRELGEYLLKDEGVVNITDAVGASPARYYTSTIPEMPNTSFAELILNVKKLEDVNRVGAKAVEYANKNLPGVMINVKKYPNGVPTQYPIEISFSGPDPKVLRSLADEAMSIMRTSPRALNIKTSWRNKLLSWEADYSQGKGKRGNITPIDLATGLMRTGEGMPIGRIGEDDERVTILLKEKSGASKNQLTNIEQTPIWGVNIEAQPLSSVINGGEFVFKEGQIWRRDRERNITVQCDVPVGVSAESVRDDFKAQINKMQIPKGYKMMWLGEYEEQNKNNRAILEATPIPTIMMFVICVLLFANLKTPILIGITLPLAMIGIAPGLFLTGRSFGFMSIIGVLSLTGMMIKNVIVLMDEINYEIDVLKKDKFRALIDSAISRIRAVGLAALTTIFGMIPLLWDPLYGDMAATITFGLFASTVLTLFIFPVIYATVNKIYPPSNSTSKD
- a CDS encoding Crp/Fnr family transcriptional regulator translates to MKSSSIQNIDLFKNLTEIKNFKVLEGINYQILSYKKNEYVAFRGDLIKGLYVNIEGNLVAEMAKENGNIKKIEELRNGTIIASAFIFGKNNKFPVDLIAQTNVKILFVEKEELVKLLLSNSEILVNLLDDISNKAQFLSKNLWESVSNKTISEKLSKYILKNEREGIVILDKTIKELAEYFNVSRPSLSRSMKILVDQGVIERVEKGRYRVIDREKLKKFK